One segment of Paenibacillus sp. FSL R7-0337 DNA contains the following:
- a CDS encoding response regulator transcription factor, which yields MKRITILIADDDPEIADLIGLHLEKEGYHPIKVTNGPAAVQVIQSRHIDLAILDIMMPGLDGYEVTRQIREQHGLPIIFVSAKTSDLDKITGLVIGADDYMTKPFNPMELVARVNAQLRRSMKLNQPVTEQKAVVEAGGLIVDPDRRSVTLYGQPVELTPKEFDILYLLASYPKKVFSAEQLFQQIWGDAYYEGGNTVMVHIRTLRKKLGDDQSKNTWIKTIWGVGYTFNG from the coding sequence ATGAAACGGATTACGATTCTAATCGCCGACGATGATCCCGAGATTGCCGATCTGATCGGACTGCATTTGGAAAAAGAAGGCTACCACCCCATAAAGGTTACAAACGGCCCGGCGGCGGTGCAGGTCATCCAGTCCAGGCATATCGACCTGGCGATTCTGGATATTATGATGCCCGGGCTGGACGGGTATGAGGTGACCCGGCAGATCCGGGAGCAGCATGGGCTGCCGATTATTTTTGTGAGTGCGAAGACTTCGGATCTGGATAAAATCACCGGGCTTGTCATCGGCGCCGACGATTATATGACCAAGCCCTTCAATCCCATGGAGCTGGTCGCCAGAGTGAACGCACAGCTCAGACGTTCCATGAAGCTGAACCAGCCGGTTACCGAGCAGAAGGCCGTGGTGGAAGCTGGGGGACTGATCGTCGATCCGGACCGTCGTTCCGTGACCTTGTACGGACAGCCCGTGGAGCTGACGCCGAAGGAATTCGATATCCTGTATTTGCTCGCCAGCTACCCGAAGAAAGTATTCAGCGCCGAGCAGCTTTTTCAGCAAATCTGGGGTGATGCTTATTATGAAGGCGGGAACACCGTGATGGTCCATATCCGCACCCTGCGCAAAAAACTGGGCGATGACCAGAGTAAAAATACATGGATCAAAACGATCTGGGGAGTAGGGTACACGTTCAATGGCTAA
- a CDS encoding histidine kinase: MTYTRIKVLILLIPTVMVGIWEWVRHQFLMPYVSMDTGNFLTPVLVFLFSIMLLLPLFRLMERNQRELEQERAATGAMEAREALAKELHDGMAQSLFLLSVRIDRLEHNRKDGGISADSVDQIKKTVHEVNRYVRQAIANLKVPVSGAESFSLERSIHEQLAAIAGEVMIEVSLDWHLEEQALTPAEQAELLSCIREAIINVRKHTRAGRVSVSGQGNEHGWRVTIADDGAGIEHDDPFAVSGSYGLQIMRERSRSMGWALQLHSGAEGTTVAIVKGGAQDGTLPGTNRR; the protein is encoded by the coding sequence GTGACGTATACCCGAATTAAAGTGCTTATCCTGCTGATTCCCACGGTTATGGTCGGTATCTGGGAATGGGTGAGACATCAGTTCCTGATGCCATACGTCTCTATGGACACGGGCAACTTCTTAACACCTGTATTGGTATTTCTCTTCAGTATTATGCTGCTGCTGCCGCTCTTTCGCCTCATGGAGCGCAATCAGCGGGAGCTGGAGCAGGAGCGGGCGGCCACCGGAGCGATGGAAGCACGGGAGGCGCTGGCCAAAGAGCTGCATGACGGAATGGCCCAGTCCCTGTTCCTTCTCTCCGTGCGGATAGACCGGCTGGAGCATAACCGCAAGGACGGCGGGATCAGCGCGGACAGTGTGGATCAGATCAAGAAGACCGTTCACGAGGTTAACCGTTATGTACGGCAGGCTATTGCCAATCTGAAGGTGCCGGTGAGCGGCGCGGAGAGCTTCTCACTGGAGCGTTCTATCCATGAGCAGCTGGCAGCCATAGCCGGAGAAGTTATGATCGAGGTATCCCTGGACTGGCATCTGGAAGAGCAGGCACTGACACCGGCCGAACAGGCAGAGCTGTTGTCCTGCATACGTGAAGCGATTATCAACGTGCGTAAGCACACACGTGCGGGCAGGGTGTCCGTATCGGGCCAAGGAAATGAGCACGGCTGGCGTGTAACCATTGCAGATGACGGCGCGGGAATTGAGCATGATGATCCTTTTGCGGTGAGCGGCAGCTATGGCCTGCAGATTATGAGGGAACGGTCCCGCAGTATGGGTTGGGCGCTTCAACTTCACTCAGGAGCGGAAGGAACAACTGTAGCAATTGTAAAAGGGGGTGCGCAGGATGGAACGCTGCCGGGTACTAATCGTCGATGA
- a CDS encoding response regulator transcription factor, producing the protein MERCRVLIVDDHAHAREAMSEILALDERFEVIGAVASGAEAIVWTGQWMPDLILIDIEMPGMDGLETTRRIKLEYPYVRIVIVTVSDEISYLFEALKQGAQGYLLKNLAPSTWIEYLLAIVSEEVPLSRELAFQILKEFALTSVKEEREALTAREKEILGCVSSGSTNKEIAATLGISEHTVKNHLKNILQKLQLQNRTQLTRYALEQGLASRERDFPGKR; encoded by the coding sequence ATGGAACGCTGCCGGGTACTAATCGTCGATGACCATGCACATGCCCGCGAGGCAATGAGCGAGATACTGGCGCTGGATGAACGGTTTGAAGTGATTGGTGCGGTGGCCAGCGGAGCGGAGGCGATCGTCTGGACCGGGCAATGGATGCCGGATCTCATTCTGATCGATATCGAGATGCCGGGAATGGATGGTCTGGAGACCACGCGGCGCATTAAGCTGGAATATCCGTATGTCCGGATTGTCATCGTCACCGTGTCGGATGAGATCTCTTATCTGTTCGAGGCGCTTAAGCAGGGGGCGCAGGGGTACCTCCTGAAGAACCTGGCCCCGTCTACCTGGATCGAATATCTGCTGGCGATTGTAAGCGAAGAGGTGCCGCTTAGCCGGGAGTTGGCGTTCCAGATTCTGAAGGAGTTCGCGCTCACCTCCGTCAAGGAGGAGCGGGAGGCATTAACGGCGCGGGAGAAGGAGATACTGGGCTGTGTATCCTCCGGGTCCACCAATAAGGAGATTGCCGCCACCCTCGGGATTTCCGAGCATACGGTCAAGAATCACCTGAAGAACATCCTGCAGAAGCTTCAGCTTCAGAACCGCACACAGCTCACCAGATACGCCCTGGAGCAGGGGCTGGCTTCGCGGGAGCGGGATTTTCCGGGGAAGAGATAG
- a CDS encoding DUF1775 domain-containing protein: MNRIFRKIAALAAPAAAALLLFAAVASAHVTVSPAESSTGAWETYTLKVPSEKESPTVQVDLRIPAGAEFKQYEATPGWEVTVDGNKVSWIAKDGGIQAGQFQRFYFTAKNPDSAGNIAWDAYQHYADGSLVQWSGEPGSESPHSITAIAEASGSADGGHGHGAADMSGNGTMTMDEHQAIVEKEGASTGTSPMLYITLGISLVSFLLAAIALLRGKQE; the protein is encoded by the coding sequence TTGAATAGAATATTTCGCAAAATAGCAGCACTGGCCGCACCGGCAGCCGCCGCATTACTGTTGTTCGCCGCCGTGGCGAGCGCCCACGTAACCGTTAGTCCAGCAGAGTCCAGCACGGGGGCCTGGGAGACATATACCCTGAAGGTACCATCTGAGAAAGAAAGCCCCACCGTCCAGGTGGATCTGCGGATTCCGGCAGGCGCGGAATTCAAGCAATACGAAGCCACTCCCGGGTGGGAGGTAACCGTGGACGGGAATAAAGTGAGCTGGATTGCCAAGGACGGCGGCATTCAGGCTGGACAGTTCCAGCGCTTCTACTTCACAGCCAAGAACCCCGACTCCGCAGGCAATATCGCCTGGGATGCCTACCAGCACTATGCCGATGGCAGCCTCGTGCAATGGTCCGGCGAACCCGGTTCGGAATCCCCGCATTCCATCACCGCCATCGCTGAAGCCTCCGGCAGCGCCGATGGCGGTCACGGCCACGGTGCCGCAGATATGTCCGGCAACGGCACCATGACCATGGACGAGCATCAGGCCATTGTGGAGAAGGAAGGCGCCAGCACCGGCACCTCGCCGATGCTCTACATTACCCTCGGCATCTCCCTGGTCTCCTTCCTGCTGGCAGCGATAGCTCTGCTTCGGGGGAAGCAGGAGTAG
- a CDS encoding bacteriocin immunity protein — protein sequence MSLSRQQLIALVTKIVNAEGTEAELDEWLEVVASNVAHPGVSDLIFWNEPELTPEEIVDAALGYQPIVLPPPIEN from the coding sequence ATGTCCCTATCCCGACAACAACTAATCGCACTCGTAACCAAAATTGTGAACGCCGAAGGAACAGAGGCCGAGCTGGATGAGTGGCTGGAGGTCGTAGCGAGCAATGTAGCTCATCCCGGCGTGAGTGATCTGATTTTCTGGAATGAGCCGGAGCTGACACCGGAGGAGATTGTAGATGCTGCGCTGGGTTATCAGCCGATTGTGCTGCCGCCCCCAATAGAGAACTAG
- a CDS encoding X2-like carbohydrate binding domain-containing protein: MSRKCIRRLGILVLLTAMSGSLFNVAPAVTHAAASEDYSWNSVVTGAGGGFVPGIIFNQTEPNLIYARTDIGGAYRWNEADGSWIPLNDSVGWVDWNKNGVDALATDPVDPDKVYMATGTYTNSWDGNGQIMRSSDRGDTWQSTALPFKVGGNMPGRSAGERLVIDPNKNSILFFGARSGNGLWKSVDSGVTWSKVTSFTNVGTYVQNPANEYQSDIVGLSWITFDKSTGSAGQATQTIYVGVADTAKSVFRSTDGGATWSALPGQPVGLLPHHGELSATGDLYLTYSDGVGPYDGRKGEVWKYNTTSGVWKNISPSTGADNFYGFGGLALDAQHPNTLMVASLNAWWPDEVIFRSKDGGETWSRIWDWGFYPERNYKFEMDITAAPWLNLGLTSSSLDPAPKMGWMMGDLEIDPFNSDRMMYGTGATIYGTNNLGAWDTGGKVNISVMAKGVEETAVLGLISPPAGAHLITALGDVSGFRYEDLTAAPVKFQTSPSWASTNSIDYAELDPAYVVRVGGVDKEKYPNSKSIGISNDNGKNWYMPNAEPSRNGSTTVGQGQIAVSASGNALLWSTSDIGVFYSKTGGNAWTASSGVPAGAKIASDRVNPNKFYGFYEGKLYVSTDSGATFTATAATGLPANNVNGLQPSQAQVSLKAMPGVEGDIWFAGGHPQDKYGIWHSTNSGASFTKLSNVEEADLIGFGKAAPGENYMALYTVAQIDGVRGVFRSDDAGASWVRINDDNHQYARINMAITGDPRVYGRVYLGTNGRGTLYADPVNPPAAGSVITPVTASFDKKTGNQSDVEVAMTLNGNTLDSITNGATALTAGTDYTVSGSTVTIHKAYLAAQPIGATTLTFHFSAGAAKTLTVTVADTTSTANDSTLTPVTASFDKKTGNQSDIEIAMTLNGNTLTSIKNGPAVLTAGTDYTLSGSVVTIHKAYLAAQAVGTTTLSFQFSAGAPQSLAVMVTDTTTPVDGGLKVQMFNSSTANAVNALSPRIKLVNTGTAEVSLADVKLRYYYTSDGEQAQNFFCDWSQVGSANVTGTFVKLPAALSGADHYLELGFTAAAGSLAPGASIDIQMRASKADWSNYSQTGDYSFNPAGTAPADWAKLPAYISGSLVWGNEPL; this comes from the coding sequence ATGAGTCGAAAATGTATCCGTAGACTAGGAATACTCGTCCTGCTGACAGCGATGTCAGGCTCTTTGTTTAACGTTGCTCCCGCTGTAACCCATGCCGCAGCCAGTGAAGACTACAGCTGGAACAGTGTGGTTACCGGTGCGGGCGGCGGTTTTGTGCCGGGGATTATTTTCAACCAGACGGAACCGAATCTGATCTATGCGCGGACGGATATTGGCGGGGCTTACCGCTGGAATGAGGCGGACGGTAGCTGGATTCCGCTGAATGACTCGGTCGGCTGGGTGGACTGGAACAAGAACGGCGTAGACGCGCTGGCTACCGATCCGGTTGATCCGGATAAGGTGTATATGGCAACCGGGACGTACACGAATTCCTGGGATGGCAATGGTCAAATTATGCGTTCCAGCGACCGTGGGGATACCTGGCAGTCTACGGCGCTTCCCTTCAAGGTTGGTGGTAATATGCCTGGACGTTCAGCCGGGGAACGGCTGGTGATTGACCCGAATAAGAACAGCATTCTGTTCTTCGGGGCGCGTAGCGGGAACGGTCTGTGGAAGAGTGTGGACTCAGGCGTGACCTGGTCTAAGGTTACCTCCTTCACTAACGTAGGGACGTATGTCCAGAATCCGGCGAATGAGTATCAGAGTGATATCGTGGGCTTGTCCTGGATTACTTTTGATAAAAGTACGGGCTCTGCCGGACAAGCTACCCAGACCATCTATGTCGGCGTCGCGGATACCGCCAAAAGTGTGTTCCGCAGCACAGATGGAGGTGCAACCTGGTCAGCGCTGCCGGGTCAGCCGGTAGGCCTGCTTCCGCATCATGGGGAGCTGTCGGCAACCGGCGATCTGTACCTTACCTACAGTGACGGGGTCGGGCCGTATGACGGACGCAAGGGTGAAGTCTGGAAATATAACACAACCAGTGGCGTCTGGAAAAACATCAGCCCGTCAACCGGAGCTGACAACTTCTACGGCTTCGGGGGACTTGCGCTGGATGCCCAGCATCCGAATACGCTTATGGTCGCCAGCCTCAATGCCTGGTGGCCGGACGAGGTGATCTTCCGCAGTAAGGATGGCGGAGAGACCTGGAGCCGGATCTGGGATTGGGGCTTCTATCCGGAGCGCAACTACAAGTTCGAGATGGATATCACAGCGGCGCCGTGGCTCAATCTTGGGCTGACTTCGAGCTCGCTTGATCCTGCACCGAAGATGGGCTGGATGATGGGGGACCTTGAGATTGACCCGTTCAACTCGGACCGGATGATGTACGGCACGGGTGCTACGATCTACGGTACGAATAACCTCGGAGCCTGGGACACCGGCGGCAAGGTCAACATATCCGTGATGGCCAAAGGGGTAGAAGAGACCGCAGTGCTCGGGCTGATCAGCCCGCCAGCGGGTGCCCACCTGATTACTGCACTTGGTGATGTGTCCGGCTTCCGGTATGAGGATCTGACAGCGGCACCCGTCAAGTTCCAGACCAGCCCTTCCTGGGCCAGCACGAACAGCATCGATTATGCAGAGCTGGACCCGGCCTATGTCGTCCGTGTCGGCGGTGTGGACAAAGAGAAATATCCGAACAGCAAGTCAATCGGGATCTCGAATGACAACGGCAAGAACTGGTATATGCCCAATGCGGAACCCTCCAGAAACGGCAGCACCACGGTAGGCCAGGGCCAGATTGCTGTATCGGCGAGCGGCAATGCGCTGCTGTGGAGTACGTCAGATATCGGGGTCTTTTATTCCAAGACCGGCGGCAATGCCTGGACCGCAAGCAGCGGCGTACCTGCCGGAGCGAAGATTGCCTCGGACCGGGTGAATCCGAATAAATTCTATGGCTTCTATGAGGGCAAGCTCTATGTCAGCACGGATAGTGGAGCTACCTTCACTGCTACGGCAGCCACCGGCTTGCCTGCCAATAACGTGAACGGCCTGCAGCCCAGCCAGGCACAGGTCAGTCTTAAGGCAATGCCAGGCGTTGAAGGAGATATCTGGTTTGCCGGAGGACATCCGCAGGATAAGTATGGCATATGGCATTCTACCAACTCAGGTGCCAGCTTCACGAAGCTGAGCAATGTGGAGGAAGCGGACCTGATCGGGTTCGGTAAGGCTGCGCCGGGTGAGAATTACATGGCACTCTATACGGTAGCCCAGATTGATGGTGTTAGAGGAGTCTTCCGTTCGGATGACGCCGGAGCCAGCTGGGTGCGGATTAATGATGATAATCATCAGTATGCCAGAATTAATATGGCGATTACCGGAGATCCGCGCGTCTATGGCCGTGTCTATCTCGGAACCAATGGCCGCGGGACTTTATATGCTGATCCGGTGAACCCTCCGGCAGCAGGCTCCGTCATTACGCCGGTCACTGCCAGCTTTGATAAGAAGACGGGGAATCAGAGCGACGTTGAAGTGGCAATGACCCTGAACGGAAATACTCTGGATTCCATAACCAATGGAGCAACTGCACTAACTGCTGGCACGGATTATACAGTCAGCGGTTCAACGGTAACGATTCATAAGGCTTATCTGGCAGCACAGCCCATCGGAGCAACAACCCTAACCTTCCATTTCAGTGCCGGAGCTGCGAAGACCTTAACGGTTACGGTGGCAGATACGACATCAACGGCTAATGATTCAACCCTCACACCAGTCACTGCCAGCTTCGACAAGAAGACGGGCAATCAGAGCGACATCGAAATAGCGATGACCTTGAACGGGAATACTTTAACTTCTATTAAAAATGGCCCGGCAGTATTAACCGCCGGAACGGATTATACATTGAGCGGATCGGTTGTAACGATCCACAAGGCCTATCTGGCAGCACAGGCTGTGGGAACAACCACGCTCAGCTTCCAGTTCAGTGCAGGCGCACCGCAGAGCCTGGCGGTCATGGTGACAGATACGACAACGCCGGTGGACGGCGGTCTGAAGGTCCAGATGTTCAATAGCAGCACCGCTAATGCTGTCAATGCCCTCAGCCCGCGGATCAAGCTCGTGAATACCGGTACTGCTGAGGTCTCCCTCGCTGATGTGAAGCTCAGATATTATTACACCAGTGATGGCGAGCAGGCCCAGAATTTCTTCTGTGACTGGTCCCAGGTAGGGAGCGCCAATGTGACAGGGACGTTCGTGAAGCTGCCAGCAGCCTTGAGCGGCGCGGACCATTACCTGGAGCTGGGCTTCACAGCAGCAGCAGGCTCGCTTGCTCCGGGAGCCAGTATCGATATTCAGATGCGGGCCTCCAAGGCAGATTGGAGCAATTACTCCCAGACCGGCGATTATTCCTTCAATCCAGCGGGCACAGCTCCTGCGGATTGGGCCAAGCTGCCGGCTTACATCTCCGGCAGTCTGGTATGGGGGAATGAGCCTTTGTAG
- a CDS encoding nitroreductase family protein encodes MSTFSELVQSRRSANNFVEGVTIPQSELEEMFSLARLAPSAYNLQHAHYKVISDDSVKEAIRKDAYGQYKIHTASAVIVVLGDKNAYLQAPEIYSGLKLLGAMSEDAYEQTIQSINDAYTGNDAFQRDEAIRNASLSAMQFMLIAKDKGWDTCPMIGFDPEAVKATLGLGDHMVPVMLITIGKDNQHKIRPRGYRKPVNEFVEFI; translated from the coding sequence ATGAGTACTTTTTCCGAATTGGTGCAATCCCGCAGATCGGCTAATAATTTCGTGGAAGGTGTTACCATCCCGCAGAGTGAGCTCGAAGAGATGTTCTCCCTGGCCCGTCTGGCTCCCTCAGCTTATAATCTTCAGCACGCCCATTACAAGGTGATCAGCGATGACAGCGTGAAGGAAGCCATCCGCAAGGACGCGTATGGTCAATACAAGATCCACACCGCATCGGCTGTTATTGTGGTACTGGGTGACAAGAATGCCTATCTGCAGGCTCCTGAAATCTATAGCGGGCTTAAGCTGCTGGGAGCGATGAGCGAGGATGCTTATGAGCAAACCATTCAATCCATCAACGATGCTTATACCGGGAATGATGCGTTCCAGCGGGATGAAGCGATCCGCAATGCTTCTCTGTCGGCGATGCAATTCATGCTGATTGCCAAGGATAAGGGCTGGGATACCTGCCCGATGATCGGCTTCGATCCGGAGGCAGTGAAGGCTACACTCGGTCTCGGCGACCATATGGTTCCGGTGATGCTGATTACGATCGGCAAGGATAACCAGCACAAGATCAGACCGCGCGGCTACCGCAAGCCGGTTAATGAGTTTGTTGAATTTATCTAA
- a CDS encoding DUF1641 domain-containing protein codes for MSETVTQNLPEQEIPEAALPKEDVLKELLKPEVQQSLMALVEQLPQITQMVSVLSKSLDFVQSVATDEVLKNDTVGAIKEMAGPVVGTAKNLAATVIEAKDRADASSETISLFGMMKMIKDPQVQKALRFMNAYLQVSGERQSGK; via the coding sequence ATGTCAGAAACCGTTACCCAAAATCTTCCTGAACAAGAAATACCAGAAGCTGCCCTTCCCAAAGAGGATGTGCTGAAAGAGCTTTTGAAGCCGGAGGTTCAGCAATCTCTGATGGCACTGGTCGAGCAGTTGCCGCAGATCACACAAATGGTCAGTGTATTGTCCAAATCACTAGATTTTGTGCAGTCGGTTGCCACGGATGAAGTACTTAAGAATGATACAGTCGGTGCGATCAAGGAAATGGCGGGTCCTGTGGTGGGCACTGCCAAGAATCTGGCGGCTACTGTCATTGAAGCGAAAGACCGCGCGGATGCAAGCAGTGAAACCATCAGCCTGTTCGGCATGATGAAGATGATCAAGGACCCGCAGGTGCAGAAGGCTCTCCGGTTCATGAATGCTTATCTACAGGTCAGCGGTGAACGTCAATCGGGCAAATAA
- a CDS encoding NAD(P)/FAD-dependent oxidoreductase produces the protein MSKHIVILGAGYGGLLSALTVRKYMSKAEAKITVVNQYPTHQIITELHRLAAGSASEQAVAMPLAKLFAGKDIDLKIAKVNSFSAENKQIILSDGVMLTYDALVVGLGSTTAYFGIPGLEEYSMVLKSAADALRIRRHIEDRIRDYSKTRNAADATILIGGGGLTGVELVGEIADILPKLTKQYGVNPAEIKLLLVEAGPKILPVLPDHLIERATASLEKRGVQFLTGLPVTKVADNTIDLKDGQQIVANTFVWTGGVQGNPLVGESGLEVNRGRATVNEFLQSTSHPNVFVAGDSAVVFAPDGRPYPPTAQIAWQMGELIGYNLFAHLNDKPQEAFSPVNSGTLASLGRKDGVAIVGGNSTPLKGLPATLMKEASNIRYLTHIHGLFSLAY, from the coding sequence ATGTCAAAACATATAGTGATTCTAGGTGCAGGCTACGGCGGCTTGCTAAGTGCCTTAACCGTTCGTAAATATATGAGCAAAGCGGAAGCCAAAATTACGGTAGTCAATCAGTATCCGACTCACCAGATTATTACGGAATTGCACCGGCTTGCAGCGGGCAGTGCGTCTGAACAGGCGGTTGCCATGCCGCTGGCGAAGCTGTTCGCCGGTAAAGATATTGATCTGAAAATCGCCAAGGTCAATTCGTTCTCCGCAGAGAACAAGCAGATTATTCTCTCGGACGGCGTCATGCTGACTTATGATGCTCTCGTTGTCGGTCTGGGCAGCACGACAGCATACTTTGGTATTCCGGGACTTGAAGAGTACAGCATGGTGCTGAAATCAGCAGCAGATGCGCTCCGGATTCGCCGGCATATTGAAGACCGGATTCGTGACTATTCCAAAACCCGCAACGCAGCAGATGCTACGATTCTGATCGGCGGCGGCGGATTGACCGGGGTAGAGCTGGTAGGCGAAATCGCCGACATTCTGCCCAAGCTGACGAAGCAATATGGAGTGAATCCTGCTGAGATCAAGCTTCTGCTCGTTGAAGCGGGTCCGAAGATTCTCCCCGTCCTGCCGGATCATCTGATTGAGCGCGCTACAGCCAGTCTGGAGAAGCGCGGGGTGCAGTTCCTGACCGGTCTTCCGGTTACGAAGGTGGCCGACAATACGATTGATCTGAAGGATGGGCAGCAGATTGTGGCGAACACCTTCGTCTGGACCGGCGGGGTACAGGGCAATCCGCTGGTTGGCGAATCCGGTCTTGAAGTCAACCGCGGCCGGGCCACGGTGAATGAGTTCCTGCAGTCCACTTCGCACCCTAATGTATTTGTAGCCGGAGACAGCGCTGTTGTCTTTGCACCGGATGGCCGTCCTTATCCGCCGACGGCACAGATCGCCTGGCAGATGGGTGAGCTGATCGGCTACAATCTGTTCGCTCATCTTAATGATAAACCGCAGGAAGCCTTCAGCCCGGTCAATTCCGGCACACTCGCCAGCCTAGGACGCAAAGACGGGGTAGCCATTGTCGGCGGTAACTCCACTCCGCTGAAGGGGCTGCCGGCTACACTGATGAAGGAAGCCAGCAATATCCGTTACTTGACTCATATCCATGGCTTGTTCAGTCTGGCCTATTAA
- a CDS encoding SGNH/GDSL hydrolase family protein — MPFQKNDIILFQGDSITDCGRNYADASSLGVGYALMAGARLGLQYAEKNLTFLNRGVSGNRAVDLQERWERDCLALKPTWVSIYIGINDTWRWYDSGQETTAAEFESSYRDLIERTKQHLDAKLVLVEPFVLPVPVDRKGWRQDLDPKIHVVRELAREYGAVLVPLDGLFAAASVKAEPAYWAADGVHPSPAGHALIADAWMKAVGAIS; from the coding sequence ATGCCATTTCAAAAGAACGATATCATCCTGTTCCAGGGGGATAGCATCACGGATTGTGGACGCAATTACGCCGATGCCTCTTCGCTGGGTGTAGGTTACGCGCTGATGGCGGGCGCCCGGCTTGGCCTTCAGTATGCAGAGAAGAATCTTACGTTCCTGAACCGCGGAGTCAGCGGCAACCGGGCGGTCGACCTGCAGGAGCGCTGGGAGAGGGATTGTCTTGCGCTGAAGCCAACCTGGGTATCTATTTATATTGGAATAAATGATACCTGGCGGTGGTATGATTCCGGGCAGGAGACTACAGCGGCTGAATTCGAGTCGTCCTACCGTGATCTGATTGAACGGACCAAGCAGCATCTGGATGCCAAGCTGGTGCTGGTAGAGCCGTTCGTATTGCCGGTGCCGGTAGACCGCAAGGGCTGGCGTCAGGACTTGGACCCCAAAATTCACGTAGTTCGTGAGCTGGCCCGTGAATACGGCGCTGTACTCGTGCCGTTGGATGGTCTGTTCGCAGCGGCATCCGTCAAGGCTGAACCTGCCTACTGGGCGGCGGATGGCGTGCACCCTTCGCCTGCGGGACATGCCTTAATCGCCGATGCCTGGATGAAGGCCGTAGGTGCAATAAGCTAA
- the map gene encoding type I methionyl aminopeptidase — MTSETLQDMQGLKAAGAVVGHTIAEMKKSVVPGMTTAELDEVGAKILNHFGAKSAPKVTYNFPGTTCISVNEEVAHGIPGQRVIQAGDLINIDVSAELNGYFGDAGVSFQLPPYNEKLVHLCRSTEETMMSVINHLRAGMKVNEIGRVMESEARKRGYKVVRNLCSHGIGKALHEKPFEILPFYNPRVTTVLKEGQVITIEPFLSTGTDFVEQQPDGWTLSVADNSRVAQFEHTIVVTKGKPIILTSA, encoded by the coding sequence ATGACGAGCGAGACGCTCCAGGATATGCAAGGACTGAAAGCGGCGGGTGCAGTGGTAGGCCACACCATCGCGGAGATGAAGAAAAGTGTAGTTCCCGGAATGACGACTGCGGAGCTGGATGAAGTGGGTGCGAAGATTCTGAACCATTTTGGCGCAAAATCTGCTCCAAAGGTAACCTACAACTTCCCTGGAACGACCTGTATCAGTGTGAATGAAGAGGTGGCGCATGGAATTCCGGGACAACGCGTCATTCAGGCCGGAGATCTGATCAATATTGATGTCTCTGCCGAGCTGAACGGTTATTTTGGCGATGCCGGGGTATCGTTTCAGCTGCCTCCTTATAATGAGAAGCTGGTTCACCTCTGCCGGAGTACGGAAGAGACCATGATGAGCGTGATTAATCATCTCCGGGCGGGTATGAAGGTTAACGAGATCGGCCGGGTTATGGAGTCGGAAGCACGGAAGCGCGGCTATAAAGTAGTGCGTAACCTGTGCAGCCACGGCATCGGCAAAGCATTGCATGAGAAGCCGTTTGAGATTCTGCCCTTCTATAATCCGCGTGTGACGACCGTGCTCAAAGAAGGCCAGGTCATTACCATCGAGCCGTTTCTGTCCACAGGCACTGATTTTGTAGAGCAGCAGCCGGATGGTTGGACGCTCAGCGTTGCCGACAACAGCCGTGTGGCCCAGTTTGAGCATACCATTGTGGTCACCAAGGGCAAGCCGATTATTCTAACCAGTGCGTGA
- a CDS encoding carboxymuconolactone decarboxylase family protein codes for MQESFSKIGGFIKVDNVPQVSHAFMTFMKEAPEQQKALGEIVKKLDAASSLDAKTEEIAYISVLAAVRLESGLPFHVKHAKALGATRDEIISAVLLPLPAVGNVVIQALPVALQAYDSE; via the coding sequence ATGCAAGAATCTTTTTCCAAAATCGGAGGGTTCATTAAAGTGGATAATGTACCGCAAGTCAGTCATGCCTTTATGACATTTATGAAGGAAGCGCCGGAGCAGCAGAAGGCCCTTGGCGAAATTGTGAAGAAACTGGATGCCGCAAGCAGTCTGGATGCCAAAACCGAGGAGATTGCCTATATTTCCGTACTCGCGGCGGTTAGGCTGGAGAGCGGGCTTCCCTTCCATGTCAAGCATGCCAAAGCGCTCGGCGCAACCCGTGACGAGATTATCAGCGCAGTGCTGCTGCCTCTTCCGGCGGTAGGCAATGTGGTGATTCAGGCCCTGCCGGTGGCATTGCAGGCTTATGACAGTGAATAG